ATCCGGTGCGATTCTTGCGGTCTGCTCCTGCACGGTTTTGCCGATGTTTATGGGCATCTACTATGCGGGTGCGGGCTTAGGGGTGGCGACAACATTTCTCTATTCGGGTCCGGCGATTAATGTCTTAGCGATAATTATGACCGGCAGGGTTCTTGGTTTAGAACTGGGTGCGGCAAGGGCGATTGGTGCGGTTGTTTTTTCGGTGGTTATCGGGCTTTTGATGGCGGCAATTTTCTTTCGTTCGGAAAAACAGCGGGCTGAGGCGGCGGAGTTTTCAATCAGCACGGAGCCGCCAAGGCGTCGGTTATGGCAGAATGTCCTTTACTTCGGGGCGATGATTTTTTTCCTCGTATTTGCCAACTGGGGCAAGCCCAAAGAACCGATTGGCTTCTTCAACACGGTCTATTCGGTGAAGTGGTTTCTTGCCGGGGGTTTTCTTGTACTGACTTTGCTAATGGTCTGGCGCTGGTTTAATGGTGAGGAGCGCAAATCCTGGGTTTTAGCCACCTGGGGTTTTGCCAGGCAGATTCTACCTTTGCTTCTTGCCGGGGTGTTTGTTGCTGGATTCTTACTGGGCAGACCGGGTTTGAATCGGGGTGTAATTCCCGATTCGGTGATTGCCGGGCTCGTGGGCGGAAACTCGTTGTTCGCCAACCTTTTTGCCTCGGTCTCTGGTGCCCTGATGTACTTTGCGACTCTGACCGAGATTCCAATCCTGCAGGGGCTTTTGGGTTCAGGAATGGGTAAGGGTCCGGCACTGGCACTACTCCTTTCCGGCCCGGCGCTCTCCCTGCCTTCAATGATTGTCATCATCAGGACAATTGGATTTAAAAAAGCGATTACCTATATCCTTCTGGTGGTTATTCTGTCAACCGTTGTCGGAATCGTTTATGGCGCATTATTTTAGACGCAATGCGAAAAAATGGTTTCAAACTGGCTGGAACCAACAGTTTAGGATTGGAGGCGATGATGATTAAAATTCTTTTCGCCTGCGTGGGCAACTCCTGCCGGAGTCAGATGGCAGAGGGGTTTTGCCGGGCGTTGGGCAGTGATGTGGAGTGTGCTTCGGCAGGAACTCAGCCCGAAGAAGCAGTTTCTGTTGAGGCGATTAGGGTGATGCAGGAGGTGGGGATTGATATATCAAAGGCAAAGCCGAAAAGTTTTGGCGACCTGCCCGATTTAAAGTTTGACTATCTGGTGACGATGGGTTGTGAGGTGGAATGCCCGTATATTCCCGGCGTAAAAAGGATTGAGTGGAACATCCCGGACCCGAAGGGCAAGAGTCTGGATGAGTTCCGTCGGGTACGGGAGATAATAAGACAGGAGGTGGTGAAACTGTTTGCCGATATCGGCAGGCTGAGAGAAAAAAGATGAACCCGAATTGGGAAATTAGCAAAAAGGAGGAGCAAGATGAACATTCAGATTCTTGGTGTTGGTTGTCCCCGCTGCACTGAACTGGAGAAGCGGGTGATTGACACTCTGGCAGAACTGCAAATCGCTGCCAGTGTGGAAAAGGTGACCGACATTAAAAAGTTTGCGGCAATGGGTGTGTTGATGACCCCGGGTTTGGTGATTGACGGCAAAGTGGTAAGTCAGGGGAAAGTTCTGTCCAAAGAGGAACTGAAAAAACTGCTTACCGGTAAATAGGGTGCGATAATTGAAAAACATCTTACGCCGCTTTGCCGGTATCTTCCGCTTCTTCGGACTCTGGGTTGGAATTGGCGGCACCTATGCGCTGCTGGCTAACACCTGCCCCTGTTGTGGTAGGGCAAGTTGTCCGGTTGGTCTGGGCATCGCTGCCTTTTTTGGCGCGCTCGGCTCGTTTCTGATTCTCAAAGGCAAAACGTTTATCCAGCGGCTCTTGTGGTGGTTGCACAAAAACGGTTGACTTTTTAGGTTGCCTTATACTACAATTATAAAAGAGGCAGGTGTTTATCTTTAGGGAAGAAAAGTATGAGCGGTTCTAAGTGGCAGTTTGTTTCTATCGGGATTTTCCTTACCCTGACCTGGGCGCAGCCGGCAATAGAATGGCGTTCAATCGGAATGGGTGGTGGTGGCTGGTTTACAACTATCGCTATTGACACCCTGAACCCGGGTACAGTTTATGTTGGTTCGGATGTGGGCGGGTTTTATAAGTCAACCGATTACGGCTCTTCCTGGCGGATACTCAACAACGGTTTGATTGACTACTATGTAGAAAAGATTGTGCCCCATCCCCAAAATCCCAATGTGATTTATCTTGGTACCTGGGGCGGTGTCCACAAATCAACCGATGGCGGTGAAACCTGGGTGCCAAAACGGGACGGTTTTCCTGTGCCCAGCCGGTCAAATTACACCGCACCGATTGGGGCACTGACCTTTGACCCGACAAATCCTAATGTAATTTATGCGGGAATCGGTATGCCCCGGCTTATGTACACCGAATCCCGCTGGATTCAGACCTCGACCAAAGGAGCGATTTTCAAAAGCACTGATGGTGGCGAAACCTGGCAGATGCTAAGAGGCACAACCGGTATTGATACCACGGCGATGTTTTATTCCCTTGCGGTTGACCCGCACAATCCGAATGTGATTTTTGCCGGTACCCATTTAGGTGTTTATCGCAGCACCGACGCCGGGTTGACCTGGGAGATGAAAAATTCCGGTTTGCCCCCAATGCCGGACAGTGTTGTCGTGCGGGAGGTTGCGATTGACCCGGTTGACACGGGCAGGGTTTACGCCGCACTCTGTCCAATTAATGATAGTGAACGCAACTCGGTGTGTAGCGGGATATGGTTGACAACCAATTATGGCGAAATGTGGCAGCCCTGCACCACCGGTGCCTGGCGGATTAACTTCCGGCGGATAGTTGTTAACCATAAGAATCCGAATGTCCTTTACGCCGGTGCGCTTTATGGTTATGGCGGGCGCGGCGGTGTTTACAAAAGCACCAATCGCGGCCAAAACTGGGTTCGGGTAACGAATAACAACAATGTCAGCCGGGGCTG
This genomic window from candidate division WOR-3 bacterium contains:
- a CDS encoding permease, which produces MKERYRFLIILGVFLLFYFLPFERSRVQNAILEGFLMLQDYARLHVLLCLVPAFFIAGAIQNFISKEAVLKYFGPKGNKVLAYSIASISGAILAVCSCTVLPMFMGIYYAGAGLGVATTFLYSGPAINVLAIIMTGRVLGLELGAARAIGAVVFSVVIGLLMAAIFFRSEKQRAEAAEFSISTEPPRRRLWQNVLYFGAMIFFLVFANWGKPKEPIGFFNTVYSVKWFLAGGFLVLTLLMVWRWFNGEERKSWVLATWGFARQILPLLLAGVFVAGFLLGRPGLNRGVIPDSVIAGLVGGNSLFANLFASVSGALMYFATLTEIPILQGLLGSGMGKGPALALLLSGPALSLPSMIVIIRTIGFKKAITYILLVVILSTVVGIVYGALF
- a CDS encoding thioredoxin family protein; amino-acid sequence: MNIQILGVGCPRCTELEKRVIDTLAELQIAASVEKVTDIKKFAAMGVLMTPGLVIDGKVVSQGKVLSKEELKKLLTGK
- a CDS encoding arsenate reductase ArsC, coding for MMIKILFACVGNSCRSQMAEGFCRALGSDVECASAGTQPEEAVSVEAIRVMQEVGIDISKAKPKSFGDLPDLKFDYLVTMGCEVECPYIPGVKRIEWNIPDPKGKSLDEFRRVREIIRQEVVKLFADIGRLREKR